The following are encoded in a window of Haliotis asinina isolate JCU_RB_2024 chromosome 14, JCU_Hal_asi_v2, whole genome shotgun sequence genomic DNA:
- the LOC137260720 gene encoding uncharacterized protein encodes MRKMFCLPLNILVCVVLLASGESKEIDDLCPTFRECNTRYFRDHRDDTNKLVACAAHETHMKCVYDEGVKCDLFNYEDYLTRYSNKQTKCFQACVDGYSQICGRDIHPTTTTTTTTTTTTTTTTTIPTTPKTSTNAMAGGSNSSTGEVPDSSWPAGTGNALSGNNATLNSTPSDNSQGEDSDSGFNLMDLFGESGSDGLDASLVVTTFLLLSRIVLETFA; translated from the exons ATGAGGAAGATGTTCTGTCTACCGTTGAACATTCTGGTCTGCGTTGTTCTGCTCG CTTCTGGAGAGTCGAAGGAAATTGATGACCTTTGTCCCACATTCCGCGAATGCAACACAAGATACTTCCGGGATCACCGAGACGATACTAATAAGCTTGTAGCATGCGC cgCACACGAGACACATATGAAATGTGTTTACGACGAAGGAGTAAAATGCGATCTCTTCAATTATGAGGACTATCTGACCCGATATAGCAACAAACAGACCAAGTGTTTCCAAGCATGCGTGGATG GCTATTCGCAGATATGTGGCAGAGACATCCAccccaccaccacaacaacaaccactacaactactactacgactactactaccaccatccCAACAACCccaaaaacatcaacaaacGCCATGGCAGGTGGATCTAACAGCAGCACTGGGGAGGTACCGGATAGCAGTTGGCCAGCTGGAACTGGCAATGCGTTGAGCGGAAACAATGCAACCCTTAACTCCACTCCGTCAGACAACAGTCAGGGGGAGGATTCTGATTCAGGCTTCAACCTGATGGATCTGTTCGGCGAAAGCGGAAGTGACGGTCTGGACGCATCTCTGGTGGTCACGACGTTTCTTCTACTGTCACGTATCGTCCTGGAAACCTTTGCTTAA